GCACCGTCACGACGCCGGCGACGCGATCGCGCATCTCCGGCGAGGCGCCGACCTCCGCCACGACGCGGCCGCCGGTGGAGTGACCGACGAAGACGATGTTCCTCCCGGTCGGGAAGACGGCGTTCGTCTTCGCGATCAGCTGCGCGCGCCACGCGTTGGCGGTGGGGAGGCCGGTCCCGTCCTTGAGGTCGTCGAACCGCGGCGAGACGAGCTCGCCGCTCGCGTCGGTGTAAATGTTCACGCGCGCCGTCGAGACGGCGACCCGCTCGTCGCCGCGCGCCGCGATGCGCTCGACGACGCCGCGCTCCAGATCGACGAGCTGCTCGTGCGCCACGCGCCGGCCCGCGTCGGCCTGGGTGACGCCGTGAACGAAGACGATCTGGAGCTCGACCTTCGGCGCGCCGGAGCGAGACGCGCTCAGCGACGTCCCCTCCGGCGAGGATTCGCCGTTCTCGCCACACGCGAGAAGTCCACCAAGGACGAGGCACGGCGCCCAGCGCAGGGAACGCATCGCCGACGCGGTAGCACACGCCGCCGGAATGGCCAGCGCCGGCTCCCCCTACTTCACGCAGTCGTAGCCACGAATGCAGCCGTCGGTCTCGACGCCGCGGAGCGTCCCGCCCTGCGCGGCGCAGGCGTCGACCCGTCCCTTCGACGGCGGCGAGACCTTCGGGCACGGGGTCTTCCTTCCTCCATCGCCCGCGCCCGCGGGCTGGACGGCGGGCTGGACCGAGGCGTCGAGCGCCTCCACCGTGGACGCGTCTCGCTCGTCGCCCGCGTCGACGACGGGCGCCGCCGCCTCGGGAGCCTCGGGCGCCTCCGCCTCCTTGACCTCCGCGTCGATCGCCGCCGGCGTGCGCTCGCGCGCGCAGTCGCCCTCGCAGCTCGCGACGGCGAGAGCGACAGCGAAGGAACCCCAACTCGAGCGGCGCATGCTCCCGGGATACCACGACGCGCCTTCGAAGTGCTGCGTCGCGCGCGCGGTCCGCGCGGTCGCGTCGGTCTTGACGTGAGCGGAGCGCGACCCATGTTGGCCGCCGCCATGAGCAGGAGCAGCGCCGTCTCGTACACGCCGGACCTCGGCGATCACGTGCTGGTGCCCGGCTGCGCGCTGCTGCCGGGCGTCGGGCGGGTCATCGCGTTTCACGCGGGTCGCCCCGTCGTGGAGTCCGTCGCGTGCCCCAACATCACGATCACCGTCGCGTCGACCACGCGCGTCGTCCGCGAGCGGTGCCGCGAGCACGCGGACTGCCTCTCGTGCGAAGAGCTCGCGATCGACTGCGCCCGCTGGACGCGCGAGCGCCTCAGTGCCCGCCGCCGCGTGAGCCGCGCGTGAGCCGCGCGAGGGCTGGAGTCGTGCGGGGCACGTGGTAGCCTACGTCGCACCGTGGGGAGTGACCTCGAGACACGTATCGCGAAGCTCGGTCGGCTCGTGGCGGAGGCGCGTGAGCTCGCCGACGTCGCGAAGTACTTTCACGATCAGCTCGTCCCGTTCCCGCCGTTCCTCGACGAGGGGGTTCAGGCCGAGCACAAGCCGCTCCAGCAGCTCGTGCGCGGCATCGCGACCTCGTACGACGTCAAGATCCCGGAGGGGCAGGGGAAGCTCCTTCACCTCCCGCGGTTTTCCTTGTGGCACGGCGCGCTCGGCCACGCCATCGGTCCGATGGCGGTCATCATCTACTTCGATGACCAGCACCGCGGCGTGGCGAGCTTCGGGACGATCTCCAATCCGCGGACCCACTACATCCGCTTCTCTCTCCCCGAGCAGGCGCGCGATCCGAATCACGATCTCGGGGGAATGAAGATCGAGAGCGCGCGCGTCGGGCCACGCGGCTCGGCCTGATCGAGGCTCGAGCGCCTGCACCAATTTGGTGCACCGGGGTCGTCGCTGCCGAGCGTCGACCCTAGGTTTTTCGGGGACGACGCGGCGGCACTGCGCGTGCAGGAGGGGCGACCATGGAGATTCCGCGGTGGGGCCGAGTGACGGCGCAGGCGAACGAGTTCCTGATCCAGATGCGTGACGGCAAGGTGCTGCGCGCGGGGCAGGGGCTCTCCTGCTTCAAGTGGCCGTCCGACAGCGTCGCGATCGTGCCGACGGCGATCGCGAAGCTCGGGTTCGCGGCCGATCAGGTGACGGTCGAGAAGGTCGGGGTCGAGGTGCGCGGGCTCGCGGTGTATCGCATCGCGGAGCCGCTCCTCGCGTATCGGATGATCGACCTCGATCGCTCCTCGCTCACCGAGATCCTGAGCGAGATGTTCGTCGGCGCGACGCGCCGCATCGTCGCGAGCCTGACGCTCGACGAGTGCATCCGTCATCGCAAGGACCACATCGCGAGCGCGCTGATGGAGGAGATCCGTCCCATCCTCGCGGGGGAAGGCGCGAGCGACGACACGAGCGCGACGGGGTGGGGAGTCGTCCTCGACACGATCGAGATCCAGGACGTGCGCGTCCTCTCGGAGGAGGTCTTCCAGCGGCTCCAGGCGCCGTTCCGCGAGCGGCTCGCCCTCGACGCGCTCGTCGCCGAGAACCACGTCACCGAGGAGCGCACGAAGCTCGAGCGCGAGCGGCGAAGCTCGGAGGAGACCGCGCGCCGCGAGCTCATGGCGGTCGAGGAGGCGCGCATGGCGGCGGAGCGGCGGCGCGAGGAGGAGCGGCGCGCGCACGAGGACGCGCTCGCGGCA
The Labilithrix sp. genome window above contains:
- a CDS encoding SPFH domain-containing protein, whose protein sequence is MEIPRWGRVTAQANEFLIQMRDGKVLRAGQGLSCFKWPSDSVAIVPTAIAKLGFAADQVTVEKVGVEVRGLAVYRIAEPLLAYRMIDLDRSSLTEILSEMFVGATRRIVASLTLDECIRHRKDHIASALMEEIRPILAGEGASDDTSATGWGVVLDTIEIQDVRVLSEEVFQRLQAPFRERLALDALVAENHVTEERTKLERERRSSEETARRELMAVEEARMAAERRREEERRAHEDALAARRLEADLARARVKAEADRERALVELAAKREAAEAEAAILEMHRKAHCDLSEARLREIMLTETMPELARAFRGTFDRVNVTSTNTDPFAFVSAGIDHVLAAVQHAKK